A genomic window from Providencia alcalifaciens includes:
- a CDS encoding ABC-three component system middle component 1: MPTIQELVTAITKRAEGRYEVHLPDVDEMVSPSIDIGMTAIQLRRINRENAGWRTVLITAFPSNLDNIQGAFRWAADIRDILAEPQTADLYMFMLIDGVESEDAARFETDDRFCRKVVLRKQEDIDSFLDRSFLASLTPARGGNDISDPLLASLNSMCQTHSWVEPHLETWRELLLSEKSGDEIVNSLRDTTFGEKDF; the protein is encoded by the coding sequence ATGCCGACAATCCAAGAACTCGTTACCGCTATAACTAAGCGTGCTGAGGGCCGCTATGAAGTTCATTTGCCAGATGTGGACGAAATGGTTTCACCCTCAATTGATATCGGTATGACTGCAATACAACTCAGACGCATAAATCGAGAAAATGCTGGATGGCGGACAGTATTGATCACGGCATTTCCTAGTAACCTAGATAATATCCAGGGTGCTTTCCGATGGGCCGCCGATATCCGGGACATACTTGCAGAGCCGCAGACAGCAGATCTTTACATGTTTATGCTCATCGACGGAGTTGAGTCAGAAGATGCTGCCCGTTTCGAAACGGACGATCGATTCTGCAGGAAGGTGGTACTCAGAAAACAGGAAGATATTGACTCCTTCCTTGATCGGAGTTTTCTGGCGTCTTTAACACCTGCGAGAGGTGGGAATGATATCAGCGATCCTCTTCTAGCATCTCTGAACTCGATGTGTCAAACACACTCTTGGGTAGAACCTCACCTCGAAACATGGCGTGAATTGTTACTCTCTGAGAAATCTGGCGATGAAATTGTTAATTCGCTGAGGGATACGACGTTTGGAGAGAAGGACTTTTAA
- a CDS encoding tyrosine-type recombinase/integrase produces MTLTARQVETAKPKEKSYKLFDGGGLYLEVTAKGSRYWRMKYRFGGKEKRLAFGVFPTVTLAEAREMRNQAKKVLAAGGDPGEVKKEEKAIQKLSTGNTFEAIAREWHKSKADRWSLRYRDEIIDTFEKDIFPYIGKRPITEIKPLELLETLRKMEKRGALEKMRKVRQRCGEVYRYAIITGRAEYNPAPDLATALTPPKKQHFPFLTAEELPYFLKDLAGYTGSVITKTATKIILLTAVRTQELRFARWQDIDLEKGIWEIPAEVMKMKRPHVVPLSKQVIELFNSLKPLSGHYELVFIGRNDHRKPISKESVNQVIELLGYKGRLTGHGFRHTMSTILHEKGFNSAWIETQLAHIDKNAIRGTYNHAQYMDGRREMMQWYADYMGELEGNLDNVVSVNF; encoded by the coding sequence ATGACATTAACCGCCCGTCAGGTAGAGACTGCAAAGCCTAAAGAGAAATCATATAAACTCTTTGATGGTGGTGGTTTATACCTTGAAGTTACAGCAAAAGGCTCACGCTACTGGAGAATGAAGTATCGCTTTGGTGGTAAAGAAAAACGATTAGCTTTTGGTGTTTTTCCTACCGTGACACTTGCTGAAGCTCGTGAAATGAGAAACCAAGCAAAAAAAGTACTCGCTGCTGGTGGTGATCCCGGAGAAGTCAAAAAAGAAGAGAAGGCGATTCAAAAGCTCAGTACGGGAAATACGTTTGAAGCTATTGCCCGCGAATGGCATAAATCGAAAGCCGATCGCTGGTCACTGCGTTATCGTGACGAAATTATTGATACCTTTGAAAAGGATATCTTTCCTTATATCGGTAAACGCCCAATAACGGAAATCAAGCCGTTAGAGCTGCTGGAAACGCTGCGTAAGATGGAGAAACGCGGTGCCTTAGAGAAGATGCGTAAAGTCCGCCAGCGTTGCGGTGAAGTGTACAGATACGCGATCATCACTGGCAGAGCCGAATACAACCCTGCACCTGATTTGGCTACCGCTCTAACCCCGCCGAAGAAACAACACTTCCCGTTTTTAACCGCTGAAGAACTGCCCTATTTTCTGAAAGATTTAGCTGGTTATACGGGCAGTGTGATCACCAAAACGGCAACTAAAATTATTTTGCTGACGGCTGTACGAACACAAGAACTACGTTTTGCCCGTTGGCAGGATATTGATCTAGAAAAAGGGATTTGGGAAATTCCGGCTGAAGTGATGAAAATGAAGCGCCCACATGTAGTGCCATTATCTAAACAGGTGATCGAGCTATTTAATTCACTCAAACCATTGTCAGGGCATTATGAGCTTGTGTTTATAGGCCGTAACGATCACAGAAAGCCGATCAGTAAAGAAAGCGTGAATCAGGTTATTGAGTTGTTGGGGTATAAAGGAAGGCTGACAGGACACGGCTTCCGCCACACGATGAGTACGATTCTGCATGAGAAGGGTTTTAATTCAGCATGGATTGAAACCCAGCTCGCGCATATCGATAAGAACGCGATCCGTGGTACGTATAATCATGCTCAGTATATGGATGGACGCAGGGAAATGATGCAGTGGTATGCGGATTACATGGGTGAGTTGGAGGGGAATTTGGATAATGTGGTTAGTGTGAATTTTTAG
- a CDS encoding ABC-three component system protein, which produces MERKSDYEKLVIAQRLAEMLENFLSGRQSPLSIGAEQGGIDEWDDVVIMHTTDHYEHLQIKRQSTNFCTKDPNKAVQLAKKTRKGSSPTSPANSVLDSAFSSLARFAKAGKFDESPNREFRLTLVGLHLLIKDNFSVNHLEEVCDLCRQQGLSIEELVRRQDGPTTRAYLWLTTWCGFEDWSQIRNVLRRVKINCIGNDTTLKEQIIQSLGRNFSDPKRTLDRLITYIATETSDVAALGCHHVVHELRSELRPDVETWVQYQLSDGSTVASKTWSLAGTLDLASPTARSAKGVVEHMWSSEPGNRKLRVYANYSPPEGDNLTLLSAIVRMALHLPLGSQGLMLGELTWRNSVGHEIGHTLGCAEHDFSDLPWLENSERLACAQDHEFKTLSAARGEAEALAKAMDDVLWQRLLQGVSAKLGSISDSALADAMETVWQSWLGGFAAAPENRRKFMDQLLYPKTERKNEKHALRLGLRTLNLLVTAVETLLLVAVGLPEGSNNWESFQEGGPVLSIALKYWSGPAGGISGVRELSDDPLIAVIGPNPDPIVILSGVSTSPSELLNIGMADDAETTTSMAAERQPHLLVTRSGMFRHLHNGTLDSVRQHFTKQWQDRKLARESAIEKNTKGS; this is translated from the coding sequence TTGGAACGGAAGTCTGATTATGAAAAGTTGGTGATTGCTCAACGTCTGGCAGAGATGCTTGAGAATTTCTTAAGTGGAAGGCAGTCGCCTCTGTCAATTGGTGCTGAACAAGGTGGCATTGACGAGTGGGACGATGTGGTAATCATGCACACCACAGACCACTATGAGCATTTACAGATCAAGCGCCAGTCGACTAACTTTTGTACCAAAGATCCTAATAAAGCTGTACAACTTGCTAAAAAAACCAGAAAGGGTTCCTCACCCACCTCCCCAGCTAATTCCGTTTTAGACTCGGCGTTTTCCAGTCTTGCCAGATTCGCGAAAGCGGGAAAATTTGACGAATCGCCCAACCGAGAGTTCAGACTCACACTCGTAGGTCTGCATTTGCTGATAAAAGATAATTTTTCAGTCAATCATCTAGAAGAAGTCTGTGATCTTTGTCGTCAGCAAGGGCTTAGCATAGAGGAGCTAGTTAGGCGACAGGATGGCCCAACCACGAGGGCTTATTTATGGCTAACAACCTGGTGTGGATTCGAAGACTGGAGCCAGATACGAAATGTGCTTCGCCGAGTTAAAATCAATTGTATCGGTAACGATACGACATTAAAAGAACAGATAATTCAATCCCTTGGTCGCAACTTCAGCGATCCGAAACGTACACTGGACCGCTTGATTACCTATATCGCTACAGAAACATCTGACGTAGCAGCCTTGGGATGCCATCACGTCGTTCATGAACTGCGAAGTGAATTGCGCCCTGATGTTGAAACTTGGGTGCAGTATCAGTTAAGCGACGGTTCTACAGTGGCTAGCAAAACTTGGTCATTAGCCGGAACGCTTGATCTTGCCAGTCCAACAGCAAGGTCCGCAAAAGGAGTCGTTGAGCATATGTGGAGTAGTGAGCCCGGCAACCGCAAGCTTAGAGTGTATGCCAATTACTCCCCCCCAGAAGGAGATAATCTAACTCTTCTTTCGGCCATCGTGCGTATGGCTTTGCATTTACCCCTTGGTAGCCAGGGGCTGATGTTAGGTGAACTAACGTGGCGCAATAGCGTTGGTCATGAAATTGGACACACACTTGGCTGTGCAGAACATGACTTCAGCGACCTGCCCTGGCTTGAAAATTCTGAACGATTAGCGTGTGCACAGGATCATGAATTTAAGACGTTAAGTGCGGCTCGAGGAGAAGCTGAAGCGCTTGCTAAAGCTATGGACGACGTGCTATGGCAACGCCTCCTCCAAGGGGTTTCAGCTAAGCTCGGCTCAATCTCAGATTCGGCGCTGGCAGATGCGATGGAGACGGTCTGGCAGTCATGGCTGGGTGGGTTCGCAGCTGCACCTGAAAACCGCCGAAAATTCATGGATCAGCTTCTGTATCCGAAAACTGAGAGAAAAAATGAGAAGCATGCGCTTCGCCTGGGCCTTCGTACTTTAAATCTTCTCGTTACCGCTGTTGAGACCTTATTGCTGGTAGCAGTGGGTTTGCCTGAAGGCAGCAATAACTGGGAATCTTTTCAGGAAGGTGGCCCAGTATTGAGCATTGCTCTTAAGTACTGGTCTGGCCCTGCGGGTGGTATTTCGGGAGTGCGAGAGCTTTCTGACGATCCATTAATAGCTGTTATCGGCCCTAATCCGGATCCCATCGTTATCTTATCGGGTGTGAGTACATCCCCATCAGAATTATTAAATATAGGAATGGCTGACGACGCAGAGACTACGACCAGTATGGCCGCGGAGCGTCAACCGCACCTGCTCGTCACGCGGTCTGGTATGTTTCGTCATTTACATAACGGGACACTTGATTCCGTACGCCAACATTTTACTAAGCAATGGCAAGATCGAAAGCTCGCTCGTGAATCGGCCATTGAGAAGAATACTAAAGGATCCTGA
- a CDS encoding AAA family ATPase — protein MKQLKSITLSNVRRYGVDTKIELSGGATILLAPNGTGKTAFFEAIEFSLTGNISRLGENLSPIIRDSQTVAKVILDFGDLQASAQVSNGGDVERTGDLSSLFPSTNSEDIPFLLRLTHLLDQREGQWLVKADAKVAGAQLARLPIGKDGTLVSNALGGIRRVLTEKLKQAKGALEALEAEFGEWQSLILDRDQAASQSQGALRSKENIAESISDIARNTQSAEQLPVGLLVPPVGISNLETMHDALEQTVQAKLSRLREQIAALMEVDGLIGRFVSEQARSEQLGNALITAKEELTQKRQERSQLVDKKDKLQKELVTAEAERDVIIQQLNRLNSEARTKEAFEQRKLDLASADKALVDAQSLVSTLRHVHEENEQLRIEHELINKQRKSLQLVDSEVLSTHQLIKNWEDILQHIATITDLVSNEEIHERVLQEHLHTANSLKASAETDELSVKQFHEMLTSTADAIRQSVVTIAAHLPEDRGDCPLCGVEHGAVVLHERITRSLEAIDPKVIEAEQRVKAASDHLRKCTETVTNAEIELKTCQGKIVELRGDIVRSVAEINQLKTNTLLDGDTVQLAKASIQRREESNASAKQQLDEKQLHLAPLPTPEILEASKNAYQTSTRELDTARQNRAGTLASLEQTTAALAAITAGAFPSKTLIDLSTEQNKNTIQLIELKSKIEAEQSALDRQNIPLTEAINKISGIEKQITDAQAQLASIRYSWRQLSFPGDPALEVASSKEIQLQSSVTDLSRYSEQLQTLKIEIGTWSKLEQSRLAQGLIDRRRGTSSEQEFATSLSLRIDNERTNQMQLLQLSEAIETLNRCLSTEISNVQKHVLSVVPRWQALLKRVVREQRFTGTSLGFRSIYRKEHAEVSVPLHGESVPVPAIASEAQLTDLQLTFLLSMALEHQWSSWRCLLLDDPTQHHDLVHAASVFDLLRDYIVDHGFQVVIATHDALQARYFMRKLQNDGIDARLWSLIPTPEGVKASEMQIA, from the coding sequence ATGAAACAACTTAAATCTATCACGCTCTCAAACGTCCGCCGATACGGTGTCGACACCAAAATTGAGCTCAGTGGCGGTGCAACCATTTTACTGGCCCCTAACGGTACAGGGAAAACGGCCTTCTTTGAAGCGATCGAATTCAGTCTCACGGGTAATATTTCTCGTCTAGGTGAGAATCTCTCACCCATTATCAGGGACAGCCAGACAGTGGCTAAGGTGATATTGGATTTTGGGGATTTACAAGCCTCTGCACAGGTGAGCAACGGAGGTGACGTCGAAAGGACTGGTGATTTAAGCTCTCTTTTTCCGAGTACGAATTCGGAGGACATCCCCTTTTTACTGAGACTTACCCACTTACTGGATCAGCGCGAGGGACAATGGCTGGTAAAAGCGGATGCAAAAGTTGCGGGCGCTCAACTGGCTCGCTTGCCAATCGGTAAAGATGGAACCCTAGTTAGTAATGCTCTTGGCGGCATTCGCCGCGTTCTCACTGAGAAGCTGAAGCAAGCAAAGGGAGCCCTTGAGGCGCTCGAAGCTGAGTTTGGGGAATGGCAAAGTCTGATTCTTGATCGGGACCAGGCAGCATCACAATCTCAGGGTGCTCTGCGCAGTAAAGAAAACATCGCAGAATCAATCTCAGATATCGCTCGCAATACTCAGAGTGCAGAACAATTGCCAGTAGGTTTACTGGTTCCGCCAGTGGGTATCAGCAATCTGGAAACAATGCACGATGCATTAGAGCAAACAGTACAAGCAAAGCTAAGCCGACTTCGCGAACAGATTGCAGCGCTTATGGAAGTGGATGGACTAATTGGCCGGTTCGTTTCTGAACAAGCGCGCTCTGAGCAGCTTGGCAATGCGCTTATAACTGCTAAAGAGGAGCTGACACAAAAACGACAGGAACGATCTCAGCTAGTTGATAAAAAGGATAAACTCCAGAAGGAACTTGTCACAGCTGAAGCAGAGCGTGATGTAATTATACAGCAACTTAACCGGCTCAATAGTGAGGCACGAACAAAAGAGGCCTTCGAACAACGTAAGCTTGACTTGGCGTCAGCTGACAAAGCGTTGGTCGACGCCCAGTCTCTGGTATCAACCTTGCGGCACGTACATGAGGAGAACGAACAGCTCCGTATTGAACATGAACTTATAAATAAACAGCGTAAGTCTTTGCAGCTTGTAGATAGTGAAGTACTTAGTACTCATCAACTTATCAAGAACTGGGAAGACATTCTTCAACATATTGCGACTATTACCGACTTGGTTAGCAATGAGGAAATTCATGAGCGTGTACTTCAGGAACATCTTCATACCGCGAACTCGTTAAAGGCATCAGCTGAAACAGATGAGCTTTCAGTGAAGCAGTTCCATGAGATGCTCACGTCTACTGCTGACGCTATAAGGCAATCTGTAGTCACCATTGCAGCACATTTACCAGAGGATCGCGGGGACTGCCCTTTATGTGGAGTGGAACACGGCGCTGTCGTTCTTCATGAACGCATTACCAGATCATTAGAAGCTATAGACCCCAAAGTTATCGAAGCAGAACAGCGCGTTAAAGCAGCATCCGATCACTTGCGGAAATGCACAGAAACAGTGACGAATGCCGAAATAGAATTGAAAACGTGTCAGGGTAAAATTGTTGAACTGCGAGGCGATATCGTTCGCTCAGTAGCGGAGATCAATCAACTCAAAACAAACACCCTTCTTGACGGAGATACGGTACAGCTAGCGAAAGCATCTATCCAACGTCGCGAAGAATCGAATGCTTCAGCGAAACAGCAGCTTGACGAAAAACAGCTTCACCTTGCCCCCTTACCGACACCTGAAATATTGGAAGCATCTAAAAACGCGTACCAAACTTCGACTCGCGAGCTGGATACTGCGCGGCAGAATCGGGCAGGAACCCTGGCTAGTCTTGAACAAACAACCGCTGCACTAGCTGCAATAACAGCAGGTGCATTCCCTTCAAAAACGCTGATTGATTTATCCACTGAACAAAATAAAAATACAATTCAACTAATTGAATTAAAATCGAAAATTGAGGCTGAGCAGTCTGCATTAGATAGACAGAATATCCCTTTAACTGAAGCTATTAATAAGATAAGTGGCATCGAAAAGCAGATTACTGACGCTCAGGCTCAGCTAGCCTCAATCCGGTATTCATGGAGACAACTGTCCTTTCCTGGCGATCCCGCTCTCGAAGTGGCGAGCAGTAAAGAGATTCAACTGCAGTCATCCGTTACTGACCTGTCCCGATATTCAGAACAGTTGCAAACACTCAAAATTGAGATTGGTACTTGGAGTAAACTGGAACAGAGTCGTTTGGCACAAGGCCTTATAGATCGTCGCCGAGGAACATCATCGGAGCAGGAATTCGCTACGAGTCTTAGCCTGCGAATTGATAATGAGAGAACAAATCAGATGCAGTTGCTGCAATTATCTGAAGCGATCGAAACGCTCAATCGTTGCCTATCGACTGAGATCTCTAATGTACAAAAACATGTGCTCTCCGTCGTTCCAAGGTGGCAGGCTTTGCTCAAACGCGTAGTCAGGGAACAGCGCTTTACTGGCACCAGTTTGGGGTTTCGTAGTATCTACAGAAAGGAACATGCTGAAGTATCTGTTCCGTTACATGGGGAGTCAGTACCGGTTCCGGCGATAGCGAGCGAAGCTCAGCTTACTGATCTACAGCTCACCTTCTTGCTCTCCATGGCATTGGAACACCAGTGGTCCTCATGGCGCTGCCTGCTTCTGGATGACCCAACACAGCATCATGACCTGGTCCACGCAGCATCCGTATTCGATTTACTGCGTGATTACATAGTTGATCATGGCTTCCAGGTTGTAATTGCAACGCATGACGCCCTTCAGGCCCGTTACTTCATGCGCAAACTGCAAAATGACGGAATTGATGCACGTCTGTGGTCACTCATTCCAACACCTGAGGGGGTTAAGGCATCGGAGATGCAGATAGCCTAA